The Desulfatitalea tepidiphila genome window below encodes:
- a CDS encoding TetR/AcrR family transcriptional regulator, whose product MDTPIKHLPAEERRVVTIEAVVELAGEQNPHGITTAAIAKRMGLTQGALFRHFPNKDAILQAVMEWVADRLMSRIETAVQAASSPLAALERMFMAHVDFIAEHPGIPRLLFGELQHAAETGAKRMAQTLVRRYGERLDRLFQQGKACGELDAGLDFDAAATLFIGTIQGLVMQSLLAGDIDRIRRDAHRVFAIYLRGIRSAS is encoded by the coding sequence ATGGATACACCGATCAAGCATCTGCCGGCAGAGGAACGCCGGGTAGTGACCATAGAGGCCGTCGTCGAGCTGGCGGGCGAACAGAATCCGCACGGAATTACCACGGCGGCCATCGCCAAACGCATGGGCCTGACCCAGGGGGCCTTGTTCCGGCACTTTCCCAATAAAGATGCCATCCTTCAAGCCGTCATGGAGTGGGTGGCCGACCGGTTGATGTCGCGGATCGAAACCGCGGTGCAGGCTGCTTCATCACCGCTCGCGGCCCTTGAACGCATGTTTATGGCTCATGTGGACTTTATTGCCGAGCACCCGGGCATCCCCCGACTGTTGTTCGGTGAATTACAGCACGCAGCGGAAACCGGCGCCAAGCGCATGGCGCAAACGCTCGTCCGCCGTTACGGCGAGCGTCTGGACCGGTTGTTCCAACAGGGCAAGGCGTGCGGTGAACTCGATGCCGGTCTGGATTTCGATGCAGCAGCCACCCTGTTCATCGGCACGATCCAGGGATTGGTGATGCAGTCGCTGCTGGCCGGAGACATCGACCGCATCCGGCGCGATGCCCACAGAGTTTTTGCCATTTACCTGCGGGGAATCCGGAGCGCATCATGA
- a CDS encoding efflux RND transporter periplasmic adaptor subunit gives MKRLPFQKRTLTLMAILVPLFALFIYVAFSSGPLAPVPVVLATVENMSLSPALFGIGTVEARYTYKIGPTFAGRLKQVAFDVGDRVRAGQVIGEMDPVDLDERIAAQDAAIKEVLAQLREVQARKDYAQSQAQRYHLLLKGRATSEETAAAKHQELQVAQAALAAAQEALSRARAEREGLAAQRRHLLLIAPVDGLIVARDVDPGTTVVAGQAVVELIDPDSLWIDVRFDQIRAQGLAAGLPAQIVLRSRAGVSSTGRVLRVEPLADAVTEEILAKVVFEHLPDPLPPIGELAEVTVELPAQPSGPVIPNAAIQRIDGRLGVWQVTDGGPAFKPIESVASDLDGRVLVRKGLEPGHRVVAYSQSAISGHSRIHVVERLPGVAP, from the coding sequence ATGAAACGACTGCCTTTTCAAAAGCGTACCTTGACCTTGATGGCCATACTGGTCCCGCTTTTTGCCCTGTTTATTTACGTCGCGTTCAGCTCGGGGCCGCTCGCCCCGGTGCCCGTGGTCCTGGCCACCGTTGAAAACATGAGCCTGTCGCCGGCACTGTTCGGTATCGGCACGGTCGAGGCGCGCTATACCTACAAGATCGGCCCAACCTTTGCCGGCCGCCTGAAGCAAGTAGCCTTTGATGTGGGAGACCGCGTCCGGGCCGGGCAGGTGATCGGCGAAATGGACCCTGTGGATCTCGATGAGCGCATCGCGGCCCAGGATGCCGCCATAAAAGAGGTGCTTGCCCAGTTACGCGAGGTCCAGGCGCGCAAGGACTATGCCCAATCCCAGGCCCAGCGCTATCACCTGTTGCTGAAAGGCCGCGCCACCAGTGAAGAGACGGCCGCTGCCAAGCATCAGGAACTGCAGGTCGCCCAGGCCGCCCTCGCTGCTGCACAAGAGGCGTTGTCTCGCGCGCGAGCCGAACGTGAGGGCCTTGCGGCACAGCGTCGGCACCTGCTGCTGATCGCTCCGGTCGACGGCCTCATCGTCGCCCGCGATGTCGACCCGGGCACCACCGTGGTGGCCGGTCAGGCCGTGGTGGAACTGATCGATCCGGACTCGTTGTGGATCGATGTCCGCTTTGACCAGATCCGTGCGCAGGGGCTTGCAGCCGGTCTGCCGGCACAGATTGTGTTGCGATCCCGGGCGGGCGTCTCAAGCACAGGACGCGTGCTTCGGGTGGAGCCGTTGGCCGATGCGGTGACCGAGGAAATTCTGGCCAAGGTGGTCTTTGAGCATCTGCCCGATCCTCTGCCGCCGATTGGTGAACTGGCCGAAGTGACCGTCGAGCTGCCGGCCCAACCGTCGGGGCCGGTTATACCGAATGCCGCCATCCAGCGCATCGATGGCCGACTGGGGGTGTGGCAGGTCACCGATGGCGGACCGGCTTTTAAACCCATTGAATCGGTAGCCTCGGATCTGGACGGGCGGGTATTGGTTCGAAAAGGACTCGAGCCCGGTCACAGGGTCGTTGCCTATAGCCAGAGCGCCATCAGCGGGCACAGCCGGATTCACGTCGTGGAACGATTGCCGGGGGTGGCGCCATGA
- a CDS encoding ABC transporter permease — MISLAGRDILHAWGKFVFTGVGLGLLIGVTLIMAGVYRGMVDDAKVLLDNSGADLWVVQKDTLGPYAESSSVYDDLWRSIRGIPGVANAANVTYLTMQVRHGERDVRAMVTGIGADGPGTPGWPPYLVGGRQITRGHYEAVADMATGFKLGDRLKIRRNIYTVVGLTRRMVSSNGDPMVFIPLKDAQEAQFLKDNDAIWQQRRRTSENPVFNNPGTPGVLEAVIASQTSSPYVNAVLVQVARTHAPEDVAQAIRRWQRLTVYTRAQMEAILVGKLIATSAKQIGMFLVILAVVSAAIVAFIIYTLTIGKIREIAVLKLIGTRNRTIAAMILKQAIALGTIGFVVGKISATFGAPYFPKHVLLVPQDSVAGVAAVVAICILSSIVAIHAALKVDPAEAIGG, encoded by the coding sequence ATGATCAGTCTGGCAGGACGAGATATTCTGCATGCCTGGGGAAAATTCGTCTTCACCGGTGTGGGGTTGGGTCTGCTCATCGGCGTGACGCTGATCATGGCCGGCGTCTATCGCGGGATGGTGGACGATGCCAAGGTGCTGCTCGACAACAGCGGGGCGGACCTCTGGGTGGTTCAAAAGGACACCCTTGGTCCGTACGCCGAATCGTCGAGCGTCTACGACGATCTGTGGCGCAGCATCCGCGGCATTCCGGGCGTGGCCAACGCGGCCAACGTCACCTACCTGACCATGCAGGTCCGCCATGGCGAGCGCGATGTGCGGGCCATGGTGACCGGTATCGGCGCGGACGGGCCTGGAACGCCTGGTTGGCCCCCCTATCTGGTCGGCGGCCGCCAGATCACACGCGGCCACTATGAGGCCGTGGCCGATATGGCCACCGGTTTCAAACTCGGGGACCGATTGAAGATACGCCGCAACATTTACACCGTGGTCGGATTGACCCGCCGAATGGTCTCATCCAACGGAGACCCCATGGTATTTATTCCCTTAAAAGACGCGCAAGAGGCCCAATTTCTCAAGGACAACGATGCCATCTGGCAGCAGCGCCGCCGCACGTCGGAAAACCCGGTGTTCAACAACCCGGGGACGCCCGGCGTGCTCGAGGCGGTGATCGCGTCCCAAACCAGCAGTCCCTATGTCAACGCGGTCCTGGTGCAGGTCGCTCGTACCCATGCCCCCGAGGATGTGGCCCAGGCCATCCGCAGGTGGCAGCGCCTCACGGTGTACACCCGTGCCCAGATGGAAGCCATCCTGGTCGGCAAGCTGATCGCCACCTCGGCCAAACAAATCGGCATGTTTTTAGTGATCCTGGCGGTGGTGAGCGCCGCAATCGTGGCGTTTATTATCTATACCCTGACCATCGGCAAAATCCGCGAGATCGCCGTGTTGAAGCTGATCGGGACCAGGAATCGAACCATCGCCGCCATGATCCTCAAGCAGGCGATCGCCCTGGGCACGATCGGATTTGTGGTCGGCAAAATCTCGGCCACATTCGGAGCGCCCTATTTTCCCAAACATGTCCTGCTTGTGCCCCAAGATTCGGTCGCCGGTGTTGCGGCGGTGGTCGCCATCTGCATCCTGTCGAGTATCGTGGCCATCCATGCCGCCCTCAAGGTGGATCCCGCCGAGGCCATCGGAGGCTGA
- a CDS encoding ABC transporter ATP-binding protein, whose product MTHKGILIKGLKKRYGSGDTAVDALKTVDMSVGPGEVVGLIGPSGSGKSTLLKCLGAVIEPTAGQMALGDELIYDDAWKVRDIRALRRDRIGFVFQAPYLIPFLDVTDNVALPSMLAGKSNPDARSRAIDLLRALDVHHRARAMPAQLSGGEQQRVAIARGLVNQPPVILADEPTAPLDSQRALAVIRILNDMAQKFETAIIVVTHDEKIIPTFKRIYHIRDGVTYEEKGEGRGFE is encoded by the coding sequence ATGACGCATAAAGGTATTCTCATAAAGGGGTTGAAAAAGCGTTATGGCAGTGGCGACACCGCAGTGGATGCCTTGAAAACCGTGGATATGAGCGTCGGCCCTGGCGAGGTGGTGGGACTCATCGGGCCGTCGGGGTCGGGCAAAAGTACGCTGCTCAAATGTTTGGGGGCGGTGATCGAACCGACCGCCGGGCAGATGGCCCTGGGCGACGAGCTTATCTATGACGACGCCTGGAAGGTCCGAGACATTCGCGCCCTGCGTCGCGACCGGATCGGATTCGTATTCCAGGCGCCCTATCTCATTCCCTTCCTCGATGTCACCGACAACGTCGCGTTGCCATCGATGCTGGCCGGAAAATCCAACCCCGATGCACGCAGCCGTGCGATCGACCTTCTAAGGGCACTTGATGTGCATCACCGGGCCAGGGCCATGCCCGCGCAACTGTCCGGCGGAGAGCAGCAACGGGTGGCGATTGCCCGGGGCCTGGTCAATCAGCCTCCGGTGATCCTGGCCGACGAGCCGACCGCTCCGCTGGATAGTCAACGCGCCCTTGCGGTGATCCGGATATTAAACGACATGGCTCAGAAGTTCGAGACCGCCATCATCGTCGTCACCCACGATGAAAAAATCATCCCGACCTTCAAACGCATCTATCACATCCGCGACGGGGTGACCTATGAGGAAAAGGGCGAGGGTCGGGGTTTTGAATAA
- a CDS encoding DUF6538 domain-containing protein, producing the protein MTYSIPSKSNIILNRYSYCFRMKVPPDLRPIVQKTELRYSLKTGYLGHAKSQARLMAGLTQKLFTFLRENRDKMKLDSTYINDIIEIFKSISLHNHISGQLASAETPADLVHVFGHLLADIATVKIGQQAGASPWVTGALEDILAGMGYKVGQDLDVAQHNEINRSLMRVTIERLIEEKERLKAELSILLG; encoded by the coding sequence ATGACGTATTCCATTCCCTCCAAGTCTAACATCATCCTCAATCGCTACTCTTACTGTTTCCGAATGAAGGTTCCCCCGGACCTCCGGCCCATTGTTCAAAAAACAGAATTGCGATACAGCCTTAAGACAGGGTATCTCGGTCATGCGAAATCGCAAGCTCGGCTGATGGCGGGCCTTACTCAGAAACTGTTCACCTTCTTGCGGGAGAATCGCGATAAGATGAAACTCGACAGCACCTATATCAACGATATCATTGAAATTTTCAAATCAATCTCCCTTCACAACCACATTTCGGGCCAGTTGGCCTCAGCAGAGACCCCCGCTGATCTGGTCCATGTCTTCGGTCACCTCCTCGCCGATATCGCTACAGTTAAGATCGGCCAGCAAGCTGGCGCCTCGCCATGGGTTACAGGAGCCTTGGAGGATATCCTTGCAGGGATGGGATATAAGGTGGGGCAAGACCTGGACGTTGCCCAGCACAATGAAATCAACCGCTCCTTGATGAGAGTCACGATTGAGCGCCTCATCGAAGAGAAGGAACGCCTGAAGGCCGAGTTAAGCATCCTACTTGGTTAG
- a CDS encoding PAS domain S-box protein, with amino-acid sequence MAINTVSNNRIKNRNFGKNLPERTESKNLSVASMENALSGIYVIQDGKYCYLNSVAASYTGYSRRELIGKKADSIIHPEDLEETKRNAKAMLSGQRSTPYEYRIINKRNEICWLIGTVTPILYEGKKAILSNAMDITERKIVEKRLKEAENFYRTIFETTGTATIIIEEDMTISLINSEFEKLTGYAKGEWEGKKQWTEYVVHEHIPMIREYHTLRRIDPNAAPRNYEHDMIDSRGRIRNILVTCSMIPGTKKSVASLTDITALKEAEKSLKIKSTNLEELNAALRVLLKQRENDREELEQKILSNVKELVLPYIETIKNSRIDERTKAYLSILESNLKDIISPFSEKLSSKYMRLTTKEIMIANLIKEGKTSKEIASVLNISKGAVDIHRYRLRNKLGLTRKKANLKAHLSNLA; translated from the coding sequence ATGGCAATAAACACTGTCAGCAATAATCGTATCAAAAATCGAAACTTCGGGAAAAATCTCCCCGAGCGAACCGAAAGCAAAAATCTTTCCGTAGCGAGCATGGAAAACGCCTTATCTGGCATCTATGTTATTCAGGACGGAAAATATTGTTACCTCAATTCTGTGGCGGCCTCTTATACTGGGTACAGCAGGAGGGAACTGATCGGTAAAAAAGCCGACAGCATCATTCACCCGGAGGACTTGGAGGAAACGAAGCGCAACGCCAAGGCGATGCTCAGCGGACAGCGCTCGACCCCCTACGAGTACCGGATTATTAACAAACGGAATGAAATTTGCTGGCTCATTGGAACCGTCACCCCCATCCTATATGAAGGGAAAAAGGCGATTCTAAGCAATGCCATGGACATCACCGAAAGAAAAATTGTTGAAAAACGGCTGAAGGAGGCTGAAAATTTTTACAGGACCATTTTTGAAACCACCGGCACAGCTACCATCATTATCGAAGAGGATATGACTATCTCTTTGATAAATTCAGAATTTGAGAAATTGACCGGCTATGCCAAAGGGGAATGGGAAGGCAAAAAACAGTGGACAGAATATGTTGTTCACGAACATATTCCCATGATCCGTGAATATCACACCTTGCGGCGGATAGACCCGAATGCGGCCCCCAGAAATTATGAGCACGACATGATCGATAGCCGCGGACGCATCCGCAACATCCTTGTCACTTGCAGCATGATACCGGGCACCAAAAAGAGCGTCGCATCGCTCACCGACATAACGGCACTCAAGGAGGCTGAAAAGTCCTTAAAGATAAAATCCACAAACCTTGAGGAATTGAACGCCGCCCTGCGGGTATTGCTTAAACAGCGGGAAAACGACAGGGAAGAACTGGAGCAGAAAATACTGTCCAATGTGAAAGAACTTGTTCTGCCGTACATCGAAACCATCAAAAATAGCAGAATAGACGAAAGGACCAAGGCATATTTGAGTATTCTGGAATCCAACCTTAAAGATATCATTTCACCTTTTTCAGAGAAACTGTCCTCGAAATACATGCGTCTCACCACTAAAGAGATCATGATAGCCAACCTAATAAAAGAAGGAAAAACAAGCAAGGAGATCGCCTCGGTCCTAAACATTTCGAAGGGTGCAGTGGATATTCACCGTTACAGGCTCAGAAACAAACTCGGCCTTACGCGAAAAAAAGCCAATCTTAAAGCGCACCTTTCAAATCTCGCCTGA
- a CDS encoding enoyl-CoA hydratase/isomerase family protein — translation MANEIGYRVDHQVATITLNRPESYNSLTPQCYETLKRALGNAGADPLIRCVVLTGKGAAFSSGAHIDQKECETTFAPAMLGDVIKEKLNPIIETIRRIPQIVIAAVNGPCAGASAGIVLACDLIIASETAYFLFPFVKIGLSVDGGAGFFLSRLAGPKLALGYLLSGERIDASQAYACGIINKVVPAEELQKEVACLSESIVKGPYSQSIIKYVVNRASEMSLTDYLEMEAEYQKLASQSQDAKEGLNAFLNKRIPVFKGR, via the coding sequence ATGGCGAATGAAATCGGTTACCGCGTCGATCATCAGGTCGCCACCATTACCCTCAATCGCCCTGAAAGTTACAACAGCTTGACTCCTCAATGCTATGAAACGCTCAAGCGGGCTCTGGGCAATGCAGGCGCCGATCCCTTAATCCGGTGCGTTGTTTTGACAGGCAAAGGAGCCGCGTTTTCTTCTGGCGCCCACATCGATCAGAAGGAATGTGAGACAACGTTCGCGCCAGCTATGTTGGGCGATGTAATAAAGGAAAAACTCAATCCAATCATTGAAACGATCAGACGCATTCCCCAAATTGTCATCGCTGCGGTGAATGGGCCGTGCGCCGGCGCCAGCGCAGGTATCGTTCTGGCCTGCGACCTTATCATTGCATCTGAAACTGCATATTTTCTCTTTCCCTTCGTTAAAATCGGACTATCCGTCGATGGCGGTGCCGGTTTCTTTTTGAGCCGGCTGGCCGGGCCTAAATTAGCGTTGGGTTATTTGCTATCCGGGGAACGAATCGATGCCAGCCAGGCATATGCCTGCGGGATTATCAATAAAGTAGTGCCGGCTGAAGAACTGCAAAAAGAAGTCGCGTGCCTGTCGGAAAGTATCGTCAAGGGACCATACAGTCAATCTATTATCAAGTATGTCGTGAACAGAGCATCAGAAATGTCATTGACAGACTACTTGGAAATGGAGGCAGAATACCAGAAGCTGGCCAGTCAAAGCCAAGACGCCAAGGAAGGGCTAAACGCATTTTTAAACAAACGCATCCCCGTATTTAAGGGCAGGTAG
- a CDS encoding 4-hydroxyphenylacetate 3-hydroxylase family protein codes for MMTAGQYEQSLKRLNLKVYMFGKRVDNVVDDPIIRPSMNAVAKTYEMAMRPEYEDIMTATSHITGQRINRFTHIHQNIDDLVKKSKMGRLLGRATGCCFQRCVGMDALNALSIVTYDIDQKHGTSYCKRFIDYLTYVQENDLTCDGAMTDPKGNRGLPPHKQTDPDMFLHVVEERADGIVVRGAKAHQTGAVNSQEVIVMPTIAMRAEDKDYAVSFALPSDAEGIIYIMGRQSCDTRKLEAGQLDRGNPFFGGHEALVVFDNVFVPWERVFMYKEYEFAGSLVENFAAYHRQSYACKVGVGDVLIGAAQTVAEYNGVERASHVKDKIIEMNHLNETLYCGCISCASEGHKEPSGTYAVDKLLANVHKQNVTRFPYEIARLAQDIAGGLMVTMPAEDDFKAPATAKWLEKYYAGDCDVPTMNRMRILRLIENLTLGTAAVGYLTESMHGAGSPQAQRIMISRLVNLAEKKRAAQKLSGIEDFL; via the coding sequence ATGATGACAGCGGGGCAGTACGAGCAGAGCCTCAAACGTTTAAATCTGAAAGTCTACATGTTCGGCAAGCGCGTCGATAATGTGGTGGACGATCCGATCATTCGTCCCTCCATGAATGCCGTGGCCAAGACCTACGAAATGGCCATGCGGCCCGAGTACGAAGATATCATGACCGCCACGTCGCACATCACCGGCCAGCGGATCAACCGTTTTACCCATATCCACCAGAACATCGACGACCTGGTGAAAAAGAGCAAGATGGGCCGCCTGCTGGGACGGGCCACGGGTTGCTGCTTTCAGCGCTGCGTGGGCATGGACGCGCTCAACGCCTTGTCCATCGTCACCTACGACATCGACCAGAAGCACGGGACCTCCTATTGCAAGCGCTTCATCGACTATCTGACCTATGTGCAGGAAAACGATCTGACCTGCGACGGCGCCATGACCGACCCCAAAGGCAATCGCGGCCTGCCGCCCCACAAGCAGACCGACCCCGACATGTTTCTGCACGTGGTCGAGGAGCGTGCCGACGGCATCGTGGTGCGCGGTGCCAAGGCCCATCAGACCGGCGCGGTCAACTCCCAGGAGGTCATTGTCATGCCCACCATCGCCATGCGCGCCGAAGACAAGGATTACGCCGTTTCGTTCGCCCTGCCCAGCGATGCCGAAGGCATCATCTATATTATGGGACGCCAGTCGTGCGACACGCGCAAATTGGAAGCCGGGCAGCTGGATCGGGGAAATCCCTTTTTCGGCGGTCACGAGGCCCTGGTGGTCTTCGACAATGTCTTTGTACCCTGGGAGCGCGTGTTCATGTACAAGGAGTATGAATTCGCCGGCAGCCTGGTGGAAAACTTCGCCGCCTATCACCGCCAGAGTTATGCCTGCAAGGTCGGGGTCGGCGACGTGCTCATCGGAGCGGCCCAGACCGTGGCCGAATATAACGGCGTCGAGCGCGCATCGCACGTCAAGGACAAGATCATCGAGATGAACCATCTCAACGAAACCCTCTATTGCGGCTGCATCTCCTGCGCCAGCGAAGGGCATAAGGAGCCGAGCGGCACCTATGCAGTAGACAAGCTCCTGGCCAACGTGCACAAGCAGAACGTCACCCGTTTTCCATACGAGATCGCCCGCCTGGCCCAGGATATCGCCGGCGGCCTGATGGTGACCATGCCGGCCGAGGATGATTTCAAGGCGCCGGCGACTGCCAAGTGGTTGGAAAAATACTATGCCGGCGATTGCGACGTGCCCACCATGAACCGCATGCGGATCCTGCGCTTGATCGAAAACCTCACCCTGGGAACGGCGGCGGTGGGCTATCTGACCGAGTCCATGCACGGGGCCGGATCGCCCCAGGCCCAGCGCATCATGATTTCCCGGTTGGTCAACCTGGCCGAAAAGAAGCGGGCGGCCCAAAAGCTCTCCGGCATCGAAGATTTTTTGTGA
- a CDS encoding acetyl-CoA hydrolase/transferase family protein: MDWNAYIKERSISVDEAAGLIKSGDRIISGTGGGTPEAVYDAIVQRAAELHNVEIVHMVSYGKGLYCLPEYENSFRHNAMFAGPKQRAAIQQGRADFTAAFLSDYPKLIRKGVLPIDVALMTVSPPDKVGNVSLGISVDYSLEAALNAKKVIVEVSPLMPKTYGNTFIHVTQIDHFILSNRPMLPLPANNIGVVEKTIAANVADLIQDGDCLQLGFGQIPDAILQFIEGKQDLGIHSEMISDGVMKLVEKGIVTCRRKNFHRGKMIFTFALGSADLYEWMNENSMIEMHPVDYTNNPCIIGKNDNMLSVNSALAVDLLGQIAADAIGPMQFSGVGGQVDFVRGCRISTGGRSIIAMPATAASGTKSRIVAAFEKGQAITTTRAEVDYIVTEYGVANIWGRKLSERVAALTAIAAPQFREDLRREFSAIYR; this comes from the coding sequence ATGGACTGGAATGCCTATATCAAGGAACGCTCGATCTCTGTTGATGAAGCCGCCGGATTGATAAAATCCGGAGACAGAATTATTTCCGGGACGGGCGGAGGAACTCCTGAAGCGGTCTACGATGCCATCGTCCAAAGAGCCGCTGAACTTCACAATGTCGAAATTGTGCACATGGTTTCGTACGGAAAGGGATTGTACTGCCTTCCCGAATATGAGAACTCCTTTCGTCACAATGCCATGTTCGCCGGCCCCAAACAACGGGCGGCCATTCAACAAGGCCGAGCGGATTTTACGGCCGCATTTCTCAGCGATTACCCCAAGTTAATACGTAAAGGCGTACTTCCCATTGATGTGGCCCTGATGACGGTATCCCCGCCCGATAAAGTGGGAAATGTCAGCCTCGGCATTTCCGTCGACTATTCACTTGAAGCCGCATTGAACGCTAAAAAGGTGATCGTTGAAGTGTCGCCGCTCATGCCGAAAACATACGGAAACACTTTCATCCACGTTACCCAGATTGACCACTTTATTCTCAGCAACCGTCCGATGTTGCCGCTGCCCGCCAACAACATTGGAGTGGTAGAAAAAACCATTGCCGCAAACGTCGCCGACCTGATTCAGGATGGCGATTGTCTGCAACTCGGATTCGGACAGATTCCGGATGCCATACTGCAATTCATCGAAGGCAAGCAGGACCTGGGCATCCATTCAGAAATGATCTCTGATGGCGTCATGAAATTGGTGGAAAAAGGAATCGTTACCTGCCGCAGAAAAAATTTTCATCGCGGGAAAATGATTTTTACTTTCGCTTTGGGGAGCGCTGATCTGTATGAATGGATGAACGAAAACTCGATGATCGAAATGCATCCGGTTGACTACACCAACAACCCTTGCATCATTGGGAAAAATGACAACATGCTGTCGGTAAATTCAGCCCTTGCAGTCGATCTCCTCGGGCAAATCGCCGCGGACGCCATCGGCCCAATGCAGTTCAGCGGCGTTGGCGGCCAAGTTGATTTTGTGCGCGGATGCAGAATTTCAACCGGTGGCCGGAGCATTATAGCGATGCCGGCAACTGCGGCTTCCGGCACCAAATCCAGAATTGTCGCCGCTTTTGAAAAGGGCCAGGCCATTACGACCACTCGCGCCGAAGTGGATTACATCGTTACCGAATACGGTGTTGCCAATATTTGGGGCCGCAAGCTCAGTGAGCGCGTAGCAGCGCTGACCGCTATTGCCGCACCGCAATTCAGAGAAGATCTGCGTCGTGAATTCAGCGCAATCTACCGGTAA
- a CDS encoding ABC transporter ATP-binding protein, which yields MLLEINEINTFYDLSHILFDVSLQVAEGETVCLLGRNGVGKTTTFRSIMGLAAPLSGSIKFTGKEITQKPPFRIARMGVGFVPEDREIFSNLTVRENLEIAIKASPNGSKAIPWTLEKVHRLFPILEERSTQWAGFLSGGEQQMLTIARTLMGNPLLLLLDEPSEGLAPMVTKMIERQIVALKKEGLTILLSEQNASFALNVSDRAYILEKGHVLWQGAVSELKNRSDIMKTYLGV from the coding sequence ATGCTGCTGGAAATTAATGAAATCAACACCTTTTACGATCTCAGTCACATCCTGTTCGACGTGTCCCTCCAGGTTGCCGAAGGGGAAACCGTCTGCCTTCTGGGGCGCAACGGGGTGGGCAAGACAACCACCTTTCGCAGCATTATGGGGCTTGCGGCCCCGCTTTCGGGGAGCATAAAGTTCACCGGCAAGGAGATAACGCAAAAGCCACCATTCAGGATCGCGCGTATGGGCGTTGGGTTTGTACCTGAGGATCGTGAAATTTTTTCGAATTTAACCGTGCGGGAAAATTTGGAGATCGCGATCAAGGCCAGCCCCAACGGCTCAAAGGCCATCCCCTGGACGCTGGAGAAGGTGCACCGCCTGTTTCCAATTCTGGAAGAGCGCAGCACCCAGTGGGCCGGATTTCTATCGGGCGGTGAACAGCAGATGCTCACCATCGCCCGTACCCTGATGGGGAACCCTCTTTTGCTGCTCCTGGACGAGCCCTCTGAGGGCCTTGCCCCCATGGTGACCAAGATGATTGAAAGACAAATCGTAGCACTCAAAAAAGAGGGTTTGACGATTCTACTTTCTGAACAGAACGCCAGTTTTGCGCTCAACGTTTCCGACCGTGCCTATATTTTAGAGAAGGGCCATGTTCTCTGGCAGGGGGCCGTTTCCGAATTGAAAAACAGGTCGGATATCATGAAAACCTACCTCGGTGTTTAA
- a CDS encoding ABC transporter ATP-binding protein — protein sequence MIFEAKSLLKRFGGITATNRVSFQVQENELVSVIGPNGAGKTTLFNLLTGHIVPDSGKVFFKGKDITGVAPHAISRMGIGRSFQRINIFSKLSTFQNIQVAILSAQHKSHLFFSSSRNMAVHETEEILQSVGLLEKSSTKGGLLSHGDQKRLEMGIALATRPSLLLLDEPTQGMSPQETNEMTELIKSLVKDKGLALIFVEHDMKVVFGISDKIIVLHQGAVIFSGTPASVRSNEDVQRIYLGEGSN from the coding sequence ATGATATTCGAGGCAAAATCTCTTCTGAAACGGTTTGGCGGTATCACAGCGACCAACAGGGTCAGTTTTCAGGTTCAGGAGAACGAACTGGTATCGGTCATTGGACCCAATGGGGCAGGCAAAACCACGCTGTTCAATCTGCTGACGGGACATATTGTCCCGGACTCCGGCAAGGTGTTCTTTAAAGGCAAGGACATCACCGGCGTCGCCCCCCATGCAATTTCCCGAATGGGCATTGGCCGCTCTTTTCAGCGCATCAATATATTCTCAAAATTGAGCACGTTCCAAAATATTCAAGTGGCCATACTTTCCGCTCAACACAAAAGTCATTTGTTCTTCTCCAGCTCCCGTAATATGGCCGTTCACGAAACAGAGGAAATATTGCAGAGCGTCGGTCTTCTTGAAAAGAGCTCAACCAAGGGCGGCCTGCTGTCGCATGGCGATCAGAAGCGCCTTGAAATGGGTATCGCTCTGGCCACCCGTCCATCATTGCTCCTGTTGGATGAACCGACGCAAGGCATGAGTCCCCAGGAGACGAACGAAATGACCGAACTGATCAAGAGTTTGGTCAAGGATAAGGGGCTGGCCCTTATCTTCGTCGAGCATGACATGAAAGTCGTTTTTGGCATCTCCGACAAAATCATTGTGCTGCATCAGGGCGCGGTCATTTTCAGCGGCACACCGGCAAGCGTCCGCAGCAATGAGGATGTTCAGAGGATCTATCTGGGGGAGGGGAGCAACTGA